One Candidatus Nanosynbacter featherlites genomic region harbors:
- the tilS gene encoding tRNA lysidine(34) synthetase TilS, with product MKYAVAVSGGIDSVVLLDLIAHKGHQCVVLHFDHGMRADSRADAQFVEALARRYGFLFAGKREELLGANEAIARQRRYAFLLAAAEKHNAQLVTAHHLDDVVETIALNVARGTRWRGLAVLGDSRIMRPLTHWTKQQLTTYAVRRRLEWVEDETNASDIYTRNRLRRKLMNLPDDAKQQLYDLWQEQLELAEAITDESAQLLMEPLNRYFFISIDMAEAVELLAEYLRKKFATSLLTSQLERAVVALKTGKPGTVWQIGEGLEMKLSLKTAIIKKIDLGRKDFSDYGSKDAEQEWQE from the coding sequence ATGAAATATGCAGTAGCAGTCAGTGGTGGGATTGACAGCGTTGTGTTGCTGGATCTTATTGCACATAAAGGGCATCAATGTGTGGTTTTGCACTTTGATCATGGTATGCGTGCTGATTCGAGGGCTGATGCGCAGTTTGTTGAAGCGCTGGCTCGTCGGTATGGGTTTTTGTTTGCAGGCAAAAGAGAAGAACTGCTGGGAGCTAACGAAGCGATTGCTCGGCAACGGCGCTACGCGTTTTTGTTAGCGGCGGCCGAGAAGCATAACGCACAGTTGGTGACCGCGCATCATTTGGACGACGTGGTTGAAACGATTGCGCTTAATGTGGCACGCGGGACGCGCTGGAGAGGGCTGGCAGTGCTTGGTGATTCGCGGATCATGCGGCCCCTGACACACTGGACCAAGCAGCAGCTCACAACCTATGCAGTGAGGCGCCGGCTGGAATGGGTTGAGGATGAGACCAACGCGAGTGATATCTATACGCGTAATCGTTTGCGGCGTAAGTTGATGAACCTGCCGGATGATGCCAAACAGCAGCTATACGATTTGTGGCAAGAGCAGTTGGAGCTAGCCGAGGCGATTACTGACGAGTCAGCACAGCTTTTGATGGAGCCGCTCAATCGGTACTTTTTCATCAGTATCGATATGGCTGAAGCGGTGGAATTACTAGCAGAGTATCTTCGAAAAAAATTTGCTACTTCCCTGCTGACGTCGCAGCTCGAGCGAGCGGTGGTGGCGCTCAAGACGGGTAAGCCCGGTACGGTCTGGCAGATCGGTGAAGGGTTAGAGATGAAATTATCATTAAAAACTGCTATAATCAAAAAGATTGATTTAGGTAGAAAGGATTTTTCAGATTATGGCAGTAAAGATGCCGAACAAGAATGGCAAGAATAA
- a CDS encoding ATP cone domain-containing protein, whose translation MQITIIKKNNHRGTEPFDPEKLHRSIVKTCCSVRVPDGQAEDIAAQVTFQVIDWCKEKPEITANDIRRTATTFLEPLHSDAAYMYKNDKLMI comes from the coding sequence ATGCAGATAACAATTATCAAGAAAAACAATCACCGAGGCACCGAACCATTCGATCCAGAAAAGCTGCACCGCTCAATTGTTAAAACCTGCTGCAGTGTTCGCGTGCCAGACGGACAAGCAGAAGACATCGCAGCACAAGTAACCTTTCAAGTGATTGACTGGTGCAAAGAAAAGCCAGAAATAACCGCAAACGACATACGGCGGACCGCAACAACTTTCCTTGAACCTCTGCACTCTGACGCCGCGTACATGTATAAAAATGACAAACTTATGATATAA
- a CDS encoding dihydrolipoyl dehydrogenase family protein — MAQKPTFDYDIIVIGSGAAGAPAASILARAGKKVAVVERGTFGGESPNWGDMPLGAMLYAAEVFYNAKRAAKFGLRTNALNYNHPSLLSWRDTVIKRTGAGGNRYYYEKQGISVFSGNAHFLSPNEITVNRRHLSARKFLIATGATWEKSTIPGSDKIPYLTPENILSLTRPPKTLFIVGGNATAMEIAYLYASFGTKVYVAEKANRILPEFDIEVGPIVAEDAKVSRNMTILTRSRVVALQKEGLQKRVTYIQGRQQKSVRVDEILVAEQRVPQTDMGLENAGVAYTHQGITVNARMQTSARHIFAAGNITDPTIQTHAVLTQSRTAAHNLTHRTAIEADLTPNLLVAFTFPEVAQVGLNEQECIKRDLRYKTAVAPLTLTARSNITDCRNGFVKLIVDTKGVLIGAAIVAPHASDLISELSIAVHHRLTAKQLISTPSCFTSWSEATRIAAGKLL, encoded by the coding sequence ATGGCACAAAAACCAACATTTGATTATGATATTATCGTCATCGGCAGCGGGGCGGCGGGAGCTCCGGCGGCCAGTATCTTAGCCCGTGCTGGCAAAAAAGTTGCCGTCGTCGAACGGGGAACCTTTGGTGGAGAATCTCCCAACTGGGGTGATATGCCGCTGGGTGCCATGCTGTATGCCGCCGAAGTATTTTACAACGCCAAACGCGCTGCCAAATTTGGCCTACGAACCAACGCGCTCAACTACAATCACCCGTCTCTCCTGTCCTGGCGAGACACCGTCATCAAACGCACTGGCGCAGGCGGTAATCGTTATTATTATGAAAAACAAGGCATTAGCGTCTTCTCTGGCAACGCTCATTTTCTCAGCCCTAATGAAATCACTGTCAATCGTCGCCATTTGTCAGCCCGCAAATTCTTGATCGCCACGGGAGCAACCTGGGAGAAGTCAACCATTCCTGGTAGCGACAAAATCCCTTACTTAACACCAGAAAACATCTTGTCATTGACCCGCCCACCGAAAACCTTGTTCATTGTTGGCGGCAACGCCACTGCCATGGAAATTGCCTACTTGTACGCCTCATTTGGTACCAAAGTCTACGTTGCGGAAAAAGCCAATCGAATTTTGCCAGAGTTTGATATTGAAGTTGGACCAATCGTCGCAGAAGACGCAAAAGTTAGCCGTAATATGACCATTTTGACACGATCTCGCGTGGTTGCCCTACAAAAAGAGGGACTGCAAAAGCGCGTCACTTACATTCAGGGGCGACAACAAAAATCAGTTCGCGTTGATGAAATCTTGGTGGCAGAGCAACGCGTCCCGCAGACTGACATGGGACTGGAAAACGCTGGCGTCGCCTACACCCACCAGGGCATCACCGTCAATGCTCGCATGCAAACCTCAGCACGGCATATTTTTGCTGCCGGCAATATCACCGATCCAACCATCCAAACCCACGCAGTTCTGACACAAAGTCGAACTGCTGCTCATAACCTGACCCACCGTACCGCCATCGAAGCCGACCTAACGCCAAACTTACTGGTGGCGTTCACGTTCCCTGAAGTTGCTCAGGTTGGATTGAATGAACAGGAATGCATCAAACGCGACCTACGCTACAAAACAGCTGTCGCTCCGCTGACTTTGACGGCTCGCAGCAATATCACCGACTGCCGCAATGGCTTTGTTAAATTGATCGTTGACACCAAAGGCGTGCTCATCGGCGCAGCCATCGTTGCGCCGCACGCCAGCGACCTCATCAGTGAACTCAGCATCGCCGTCCACCATCGCCTGACCGCCAAACAGCTCATCAGCACACCAAGCTGCTTCACTTCCTGGTCAGAAGCGACGCGAATTGCCGCTGGTAAATTACTATAA
- a CDS encoding UDP-N-acetylmuramate--L-alanine ligase, whose translation MRIYFSGIGGVGIGPLAEIAHDAGYDVCGSDRSASPLTAALMERGIHVALDQSGTFLQEEHDKQPFDWFVYTAALPADHPELVLAHQLGIKTGKRDELLAHIISDKNLKLVAVAGTHGKTTTTSMIVWTLQQLGIPVSYSIGSTLSFGPSGKFDPTSQFFIYECDEFDRNFLNFKPWLSLITSVDYDHPDTYPTEADYLAAFRTFGRQSESVVTWQEAAAFFDDGNVQVLTEYHPDIHLTGEHNRRNGMLALEAVKHMTEIDEVTIITSINQFPGAGRRFEKLAEGLYSDYGHHPVEIKATLQLAQELSDHVVLVYQPHQNVRQHEIMTQYTADVFEAAETIYWLPTYLTRENPDLPVLTPQELTRHIVASRPDVVTFAELDDALWDHITASLDTGKLVLCMGAGTIDHWVRQRATTLDA comes from the coding sequence ATGCGAATTTATTTTTCAGGAATCGGTGGCGTCGGTATAGGACCATTGGCTGAGATTGCTCATGACGCAGGGTATGACGTCTGTGGCTCAGACCGATCAGCCAGTCCACTGACCGCGGCTTTGATGGAACGCGGCATTCACGTTGCCCTTGATCAATCAGGGACTTTTTTGCAGGAAGAGCATGACAAACAGCCGTTTGATTGGTTTGTCTATACCGCAGCGCTGCCAGCAGATCACCCTGAGTTAGTACTTGCTCACCAGCTCGGCATCAAAACCGGCAAACGCGATGAATTATTGGCACACATCATATCTGATAAAAACCTAAAGCTCGTGGCTGTCGCTGGTACCCACGGCAAAACCACTACCACTAGTATGATTGTGTGGACACTGCAACAGTTAGGGATTCCAGTCAGTTATTCGATCGGCTCAACCTTGAGCTTTGGACCAAGTGGCAAGTTTGACCCAACTAGTCAATTTTTTATTTACGAGTGTGACGAATTTGACCGGAACTTCTTGAATTTCAAACCATGGCTGAGCCTCATCACTTCAGTTGACTATGACCACCCTGACACCTACCCAACGGAAGCTGATTATCTGGCAGCTTTCCGCACCTTTGGTAGGCAGTCTGAAAGTGTCGTCACCTGGCAGGAAGCTGCTGCGTTTTTTGATGATGGCAATGTACAAGTGCTGACCGAATATCACCCAGATATCCACTTGACTGGTGAGCACAATCGGCGCAACGGTATGCTGGCCTTAGAAGCAGTCAAGCACATGACAGAAATTGATGAAGTAACCATCATCACCAGCATCAACCAATTCCCTGGCGCTGGTCGCAGATTTGAGAAATTGGCCGAGGGGCTGTATTCAGATTATGGTCACCACCCAGTGGAAATCAAAGCTACCCTGCAACTGGCGCAAGAACTATCGGACCACGTGGTACTAGTGTATCAACCGCATCAAAATGTTCGTCAGCACGAAATCATGACGCAATATACGGCAGATGTCTTTGAGGCCGCTGAGACGATCTATTGGCTACCAACCTATTTGACCCGCGAAAATCCAGACTTGCCAGTTTTAACACCGCAAGAATTAACACGCCACATCGTTGCTTCGCGCCCTGACGTTGTAACGTTTGCCGAGCTGGATGATGCGCTGTGGGATCACATCACTGCTTCGCTCGATACTGGAAAATTAGTCTTATGTATGGGCGCCGGAACTATTGATCATTGGGTGCGACAACGCGCCACCACGCTGGACGCTTAG
- a CDS encoding nucleoside triphosphate pyrophosphohydrolase family protein, with amino-acid sequence MMNIQDYADQAITTLSDNYAYGDISPQLMGQVLGLAGESGEVVEKIKKLLRDKQGSLEESDKVDILKELGDILWYVNAVAHLLGSSLEDVARMNNEKLLSRKQRHQLHGSGDNR; translated from the coding sequence ATGATGAATATACAAGACTATGCAGATCAGGCCATCACCACATTATCAGATAACTACGCATACGGTGACATCAGCCCGCAATTAATGGGTCAGGTATTGGGGCTAGCTGGTGAATCTGGTGAGGTAGTTGAAAAAATCAAAAAGTTACTGCGTGACAAGCAGGGAAGCCTTGAGGAGTCAGACAAGGTAGATATCCTCAAAGAGTTGGGGGATATCTTGTGGTATGTCAATGCGGTAGCGCATTTGTTGGGCTCGAGTCTGGAAGACGTAGCGCGGATGAACAACGAGAAACTGTTGAGCCGCAAGCAGCGTCATCAGCTACACGGCAGCGGTGATAATCGCTAA
- a CDS encoding NUDIX domain-containing protein produces the protein MPHIHIAPNQHDHTVTGYVIRTDGDQPRALLHVHKKLGKLLPPGGHIELDETPWAAMLHELREEAGYDAGQLLVLQPTLRMYQAAMPEVTLHPQPLLMNTHNITPEHYHSDTCYALVVREDPRHELAAGESTDVRWLTRDDIAALPSEQIWDNTRASYLSLFDRFLDEWELVPASEFSAGK, from the coding sequence ATGCCACACATTCACATCGCACCCAACCAACACGACCACACCGTTACTGGATATGTCATTCGTACCGATGGCGATCAACCGCGGGCGTTGCTGCATGTGCATAAAAAACTAGGAAAATTACTGCCACCGGGTGGACACATAGAACTGGACGAAACGCCATGGGCAGCGATGTTGCATGAACTGCGCGAGGAAGCTGGCTATGACGCTGGGCAATTGTTGGTTTTGCAACCAACCTTGCGCATGTATCAAGCGGCAATGCCAGAAGTAACACTTCACCCGCAGCCGCTGCTCATGAACACCCACAACATTACACCTGAGCATTACCATTCAGACACCTGCTACGCACTGGTAGTTCGGGAAGATCCACGCCATGAATTAGCCGCGGGCGAATCGACGGATGTGCGGTGGCTGACACGAGACGACATAGCGGCGCTACCGTCTGAACAAATCTGGGATAATACACGAGCGAGCTATTTGTCATTGTTTGACAGGTTTTTAGACGAATGGGAATTAGTACCTGCGAGTGAGTTTTCGGCAGGCAAATGA
- the trmB gene encoding tRNA (guanosine(46)-N7)-methyltransferase TrmB — protein sequence MSFVDPNQFIITRKRKKYKFALFANSPLCFEYDEWLAVKDQLDKQPTVMEIGAGNGLFAVEQAARHPEQTVVALDVKGDRLQKGAREAEARGLANIFFVRARADQIDQLVAPASLETIWLTFSDPFPRKHSAGRRLTHPHFLKVYRSLLSSEGVLLIKHDNTDFFCWSLEQLVSQGWSLQELTFDLHESELADDYKILTSYEQRWLDEGRITKFVNAKANGRRN from the coding sequence ATGAGTTTTGTCGATCCGAATCAGTTCATCATCACCCGTAAACGCAAGAAATATAAATTTGCACTGTTTGCTAATTCGCCACTGTGTTTTGAGTATGACGAATGGTTGGCGGTAAAAGATCAGTTAGATAAACAGCCGACGGTGATGGAGATAGGTGCGGGCAATGGCTTGTTCGCGGTCGAGCAGGCAGCGCGTCATCCAGAACAAACCGTTGTGGCGCTTGATGTCAAAGGTGATCGCCTGCAAAAGGGTGCCCGAGAGGCTGAGGCACGCGGACTGGCAAATATCTTTTTTGTGCGAGCGCGGGCTGATCAAATTGATCAATTGGTTGCTCCGGCATCACTCGAGACCATTTGGCTAACATTTTCTGACCCATTTCCTCGAAAACATTCGGCTGGCCGGCGACTAACCCATCCGCATTTCCTGAAAGTGTACCGCAGCCTATTATCGTCAGAGGGTGTGTTGCTCATCAAACACGACAACACCGATTTTTTTTGTTGGAGCTTGGAACAGCTGGTTAGCCAAGGGTGGTCTTTGCAGGAGTTGACCTTTGATTTGCATGAGTCTGAGCTGGCTGATGACTATAAGATCCTCACATCCTATGAGCAGCGCTGGCTGGACGAAGGGAGAATCACAAAGTTTGTTAATGCTAAAGCAAATGGGAGAAGGAACTAA
- a CDS encoding mechanosensitive ion channel family protein yields MDTLTKYILDSSNFDEWLKQNGLGWLMEQRFIEAWSTVIGAIIAYYIGRVLLKWGIKSVVRSTAKHRDWHKKDIEKRQETLIQLLRSFWRILMIAYALAVVANKLFLVDLSPLFASAGIIGVALGFGAQSLVKDFLAGIFIIAENQYRVGDVVDIMGAVGKVERVGTRSTVVRDTDGNVHYIPNGTIQQVINKTMGYSISRFILQLDPSVDISAATEIINDIGYKLSLEKSWKRKIIDPPKFTSLGDITGHSVEVIIAGKTQPSDQWSVTSEMRRRLLREFENNDIKLATLPLTTNGPLKK; encoded by the coding sequence ATGGATACGCTTACTAAGTATATTTTAGATTCCTCCAATTTCGATGAGTGGCTGAAGCAAAATGGTCTGGGTTGGCTGATGGAGCAGCGTTTCATCGAGGCATGGAGTACGGTTATCGGCGCCATCATCGCTTACTATATTGGCCGCGTGCTGCTAAAATGGGGCATCAAAAGCGTGGTCAGGTCGACAGCCAAACATCGAGATTGGCACAAAAAAGATATCGAGAAACGTCAGGAGACCTTGATCCAGCTGCTCCGCAGCTTCTGGCGAATTTTGATGATTGCCTATGCGTTGGCAGTGGTTGCAAATAAACTCTTTTTAGTCGATCTATCACCGCTGTTTGCCAGCGCCGGAATCATCGGTGTGGCGTTGGGTTTTGGCGCCCAGTCACTAGTCAAGGACTTCCTGGCTGGTATCTTCATCATCGCTGAGAACCAATACCGCGTTGGTGATGTTGTCGACATCATGGGTGCGGTCGGTAAAGTGGAGCGTGTCGGTACCCGCTCGACAGTCGTGCGTGACACTGATGGTAATGTCCATTACATTCCAAACGGTACCATCCAGCAGGTCATCAACAAAACCATGGGCTACAGTATCTCTCGGTTTATCCTACAGCTCGATCCGTCAGTTGACATCTCAGCCGCCACCGAAATTATCAATGACATTGGCTATAAATTATCCTTGGAAAAATCCTGGAAACGAAAAATCATCGACCCACCAAAGTTTACTTCCCTGGGCGATATCACCGGACATTCAGTGGAAGTGATCATTGCCGGTAAAACTCAGCCCTCAGACCAATGGAGTGTCACTTCAGAAATGCGGCGGCGACTGCTGCGTGAGTTCGAAAATAACGACATCAAACTAGCCACGCTACCGCTCACCACCAATGGACCATTGAAAAAATAG
- a CDS encoding YtxH domain-containing protein, translated as MKKVLTVLGAAVAGFAAGVLTAPKSGKETRKDLKKKANELKKDADKCAAKAKTVAKDTAASLKSGAQKVGKATTEAAHDVKGDVEKSLK; from the coding sequence ATGAAAAAAGTATTAACTGTCTTAGGTGCTGCGGTAGCTGGTTTTGCGGCTGGTGTATTGACTGCACCAAAAAGTGGTAAGGAAACTCGCAAAGACTTAAAGAAAAAAGCTAACGAGTTGAAAAAAGATGCTGACAAGTGTGCAGCAAAGGCAAAAACAGTGGCAAAAGACACCGCTGCTTCTCTGAAGTCTGGTGCGCAAAAAGTAGGTAAAGCTACCACCGAAGCGGCTCACGATGTTAAAGGTGATGTTGAAAAAAGCCTGAAATAA
- a CDS encoding VIT1/CCC1 transporter family protein, which yields MNIFFRRYISEFVYGAVDGTVTTFAVVAASAGAGISSAVILILGIANLIADGFSMGASAYLAASAEHEYSARDTQKRASPKIIGAVTFLAFVAVGSVPVLPYLIDVIAGSKVPSTTLFYISSVLTAAAFLTIGFIKGKVGKQSPWREAAITLLLGAVAAGLAYFAGDVLAAWLGVQL from the coding sequence ATGAACATATTTTTTAGACGATACATTTCAGAATTTGTGTACGGTGCGGTTGACGGCACCGTGACAACCTTTGCCGTCGTGGCAGCTTCGGCCGGAGCCGGCATCTCCAGCGCGGTTATCCTCATTTTAGGCATTGCAAACCTCATCGCCGATGGCTTCTCGATGGGTGCCAGTGCCTACCTGGCAGCCAGCGCTGAGCATGAATATTCGGCCCGCGATACCCAAAAACGAGCTTCGCCAAAAATCATCGGCGCAGTTACATTTTTGGCCTTTGTCGCCGTGGGTAGCGTGCCAGTATTGCCGTACTTGATTGACGTCATTGCAGGCTCAAAAGTACCAAGCACTACCTTGTTTTATATCAGCTCCGTGCTAACAGCGGCCGCCTTCCTGACGATTGGCTTCATCAAAGGTAAAGTCGGCAAGCAATCGCCATGGCGAGAAGCCGCCATTACCCTACTCCTCGGCGCAGTTGCCGCTGGGCTGGCCTACTTTGCTGGTGATGTATTGGCGGCGTGGTTGGGTGTTCAGTTATAA
- a CDS encoding class IV adenylate cyclase, with protein sequence MQSISNIEYEAKIYDIDPADIAGKLAKLGAKEIGNYNFHRYVFDTIPATPNRWVRLRSDGQHATLTVKEITTDAIDGTHEWEVEVSDLETTLEILAKIGIKPRGYQENKRQEYNLGGVQVVIDYWPKLKPYIEIEGNSVEEVINTAKLLGYTKNDLTTKNTTELYQDVGIDIEKILELTFNSTVEDRMLTGL encoded by the coding sequence ATGCAATCAATATCGAATATAGAATACGAAGCAAAAATATATGATATTGATCCAGCCGATATCGCTGGGAAATTGGCAAAACTTGGTGCTAAAGAGATTGGTAATTATAATTTCCATCGTTATGTATTTGATACAATTCCGGCGACACCAAATCGCTGGGTACGGTTGCGCTCCGATGGGCAACACGCTACTCTGACTGTCAAAGAAATAACCACTGACGCTATTGATGGTACTCACGAATGGGAAGTTGAAGTCTCTGACCTAGAAACGACACTAGAGATCTTAGCAAAGATTGGCATTAAACCACGTGGCTATCAAGAAAACAAACGGCAAGAATATAACCTTGGCGGCGTCCAGGTCGTCATTGACTACTGGCCGAAACTAAAACCTTACATTGAGATAGAAGGTAATAGCGTAGAGGAAGTGATAAACACTGCGAAACTTTTGGGCTATACCAAAAATGATTTGACGACGAAAAATACTACCGAGTTATATCAGGATGTTGGTATAGATATTGAGAAAATACTAGAGTTAACATTCAATTCAACTGTCGAGGACAGAATGCTCACAGGATTATAA
- a CDS encoding NUDIX domain-containing protein encodes MYDRHEVSVKVALYSSDSKRTLLMRHWGDAGFGLPGGHIDAGEMPDEALERELREELGITIDATPADFYVRDPYDTTAKNHKIILGYTATIDGDIELPDQACDGSEAGPVWLTRAEVETADKIAPGYRDFLLKWWP; translated from the coding sequence ATGTATGATCGACATGAAGTCAGTGTAAAAGTGGCGCTGTATAGCAGCGACAGCAAACGCACCTTGTTGATGCGGCATTGGGGTGATGCGGGGTTTGGTCTGCCGGGCGGGCATATCGACGCTGGCGAAATGCCAGATGAAGCGCTGGAGCGGGAGTTGCGCGAGGAACTAGGTATCACCATTGATGCGACGCCGGCTGACTTTTATGTGCGCGACCCATATGATACCACTGCTAAAAACCATAAAATCATCCTTGGCTATACAGCCACAATTGACGGTGATATTGAGCTGCCGGACCAGGCCTGTGATGGTAGCGAAGCAGGTCCCGTCTGGCTGACGCGGGCAGAAGTTGAGACTGCCGACAAAATCGCGCCAGGCTACCGGGATTTTTTGCTGAAGTGGTGGCCGTAA
- a CDS encoding glycoside hydrolase family 5 protein: protein MSRHSSSPAMPGVNLGGWLVLERWMTPSVFTGTDATNEYELSKTADGRARIQQHRQTFIQEADIKWLAQAGIRLLRLPIGYWALEDQPPYISAKPQIDWLVDMARHYNLQVLLDLHAAPGAQNTSDHSGSGNTGRVQWYQRANQQKTTQILLDIASEYGEHPALWGIELLNEPLVTTRRERWRLWWWTHKTSRKLRSKLPPHVHIVASDCYQPAWWSGRVDSNTLDIHHYQCFSDADNQATSLTHHRQVLDQRSGEYRNYAQQQPLIIGEWSAALPPGIASDSTEYAHCQSQLAVPANVDAWFYWSYKTESPGAWNFRDCHAKGWFDGMLSSR, encoded by the coding sequence ATGAGTCGTCATTCTTCCTCACCTGCCATGCCCGGTGTCAATCTGGGTGGCTGGCTAGTGCTCGAACGATGGATGACGCCAAGCGTATTCACTGGAACGGACGCGACCAATGAATATGAATTATCTAAAACCGCAGATGGTCGAGCGCGCATCCAGCAGCATCGACAAACATTCATTCAGGAAGCTGACATCAAATGGCTGGCGCAAGCTGGTATACGACTACTACGGCTGCCAATTGGTTATTGGGCACTCGAGGATCAGCCACCGTATATATCAGCAAAGCCGCAGATTGATTGGCTGGTGGACATGGCTCGGCACTATAACTTACAGGTTCTGCTTGACCTCCACGCCGCACCTGGTGCTCAAAATACCAGCGACCATAGCGGTAGTGGCAACACTGGTAGAGTTCAATGGTATCAACGCGCCAATCAGCAAAAGACCACACAGATACTGCTGGATATCGCTAGTGAATACGGTGAGCATCCAGCCCTATGGGGCATCGAACTACTCAATGAACCACTAGTAACGACACGACGCGAACGGTGGCGACTGTGGTGGTGGACACACAAAACGAGCCGGAAATTGCGTAGTAAATTGCCGCCTCATGTGCACATCGTGGCGTCTGACTGCTACCAGCCAGCCTGGTGGTCGGGACGCGTCGACTCTAACACGCTGGATATACACCATTACCAGTGCTTTTCCGATGCGGATAATCAAGCGACATCGCTAACTCACCACCGTCAGGTACTTGACCAACGGTCTGGCGAGTACCGCAATTATGCCCAGCAGCAGCCACTGATCATCGGCGAGTGGAGCGCTGCCCTGCCGCCAGGCATTGCCAGCGATAGTACCGAATACGCCCACTGCCAATCGCAACTTGCCGTACCAGCAAATGTCGATGCCTGGTTCTACTGGAGTTACAAAACCGAAAGCCCCGGGGCCTGGAACTTTCGCGATTGCCATGCTAAGGGGTGGTTTGACGGTATGCTTAGCTCGCGGTAG